In a genomic window of Spirosoma agri:
- a CDS encoding 30S ribosomal protein THX — MGKGDVKSRKGKISMGSYGKTRPRKPDKVAAPKPAPTEPAA, encoded by the coding sequence ATGGGAAAAGGCGATGTGAAATCACGCAAAGGAAAAATTTCAATGGGCTCTTACGGTAAAACACGCCCCCGGAAACCGGATAAAGTAGCGGCTCCCAAACCAGCACCGACAGAACCTGCCGCCTAA